Proteins encoded by one window of Geobacter sp. DSM 9736:
- a CDS encoding succinate dehydrogenase/fumarate reductase iron-sulfur subunit, which produces MNLKLHVWRQSGPNKPGKLEVYDAHNVSPDQSFLEMLDEVNEDLIKQGKDPIAFDHDCREGICGMCSQVINGVPHGGQDRTTVCQLHMRTFKDGDSIFIEPWRARAFPLIKDLAVDRGALDKIIQAGGYTSCHTGGVPDGNAMLISKPDADYAMDAAECIGCGACVAACPNGSAMLFMSAKVAQLAVLPQGKPEAAQRVMSMTQEMQECGFGNCTNHYECQAACPKGINVKFIAKLNREYQKAIFK; this is translated from the coding sequence ATGAACCTGAAACTACACGTATGGCGCCAAAGCGGGCCGAACAAGCCGGGAAAACTGGAAGTCTACGACGCTCACAACGTAAGCCCAGATCAATCATTCCTTGAGATGCTCGATGAGGTGAACGAGGACCTGATCAAGCAAGGTAAGGATCCGATTGCATTCGATCATGATTGTCGCGAAGGGATCTGCGGGATGTGCTCACAGGTCATTAACGGGGTTCCCCACGGTGGCCAGGACAGGACGACTGTATGCCAGCTCCACATGCGCACCTTCAAGGACGGCGACAGTATCTTTATCGAGCCGTGGAGGGCCAGAGCTTTTCCGCTTATCAAGGATCTCGCCGTTGACCGTGGCGCCCTTGACAAGATTATTCAAGCAGGAGGCTACACCTCGTGCCACACCGGCGGTGTTCCTGATGGCAATGCAATGCTGATTTCCAAACCTGATGCGGATTATGCAATGGATGCCGCAGAATGCATAGGCTGTGGCGCATGCGTAGCAGCGTGTCCCAACGGCTCTGCGATGCTTTTCATGAGCGCTAAGGTTGCTCAGTTGGCAGTGTTGCCGCAGGGGAAGCCGGAAGCCGCACAGCGGGTTATGAGCATGACCCAGGAAATGCAGGAATGCGGTTTCGGAAATTGCACCAATCATTATGAGTGCCAAGCTGCATGCCCGAAAGGGATCAACGTAAAGTTCATCGCGAAGCTCAACCGCGAGTATCAGAAAGCAATCTTCAAGTAA
- a CDS encoding fumarate reductase/succinate dehydrogenase flavoprotein subunit has protein sequence MILDGKCPKGPIEKTWDKHRFEMKLVNPANKRKYKILVVGTGLAGGAAAASLGELGYNVEAFCYQDSARRAHSIAAQGGINASKNYPNDGDSIYRLFYDTIKGGDFRAREADVWRLAQVSNNIIDQCVAQGVPFARDYAGYLDNRSFGGAQVSRTFYARGQTGQQLLLGAYSALSRQVKAGTVKLFPRAEMLDLVVVDGEAKGITVRDLVTGEIRTHVGDAVVLCTGGYVNVFYLSTNAMGCSVTAAWRAHKKGAFFANPCYTQIHPTCIPQSGEHQSKLTLMSESLRNDGRCWVPKKKEDLGKNPSEIAEDDRDYYLERKYPSFGNLAPRDIASRAAKEQCDDGRGVGPGGRGVYLDFASAIKRVGEHTIKERYGNLFEMYEKITDEDAYKRPMRMYPAPHYSMGGLWVDYNCESNIPGLFVLGEANFSVHGANRLGASALMQGLADGYFVIPYTIANYLAKITPGKVKADNPEFKKSVENVNAELKKLISINGKRTVSDFHRSLGKIMWNNVGMARSESSLKQALAEIPKLREEFWQNVKVSGSGAEFNQQLENAWRVADFLEFAELLTRDALNRDESCGGHFRVEHQMPDGEAKRDDENFCYAAAWEFKGVGTEPELHKEPLTFENVHLAVRSYK, from the coding sequence GTGATACTCGACGGAAAATGTCCAAAAGGACCGATCGAAAAAACGTGGGACAAGCACCGCTTCGAAATGAAGCTGGTTAATCCCGCGAACAAGCGGAAGTACAAGATCCTCGTAGTGGGAACCGGTTTGGCAGGTGGTGCTGCTGCTGCTAGCCTTGGCGAGCTCGGCTATAATGTCGAAGCTTTCTGCTACCAGGATAGCGCCCGCCGTGCGCACAGTATTGCTGCACAGGGTGGGATCAACGCCTCCAAGAACTACCCGAACGACGGTGACAGCATCTACCGGCTGTTCTACGATACCATCAAGGGGGGCGACTTCCGTGCCCGTGAAGCAGACGTCTGGCGCCTCGCTCAGGTGAGCAACAACATAATCGATCAGTGCGTGGCTCAGGGCGTTCCTTTTGCACGCGACTATGCGGGTTATCTAGATAACCGCTCCTTCGGCGGCGCGCAGGTCTCCCGTACCTTCTATGCCCGTGGCCAAACTGGGCAGCAGCTCCTCTTGGGCGCTTATTCTGCTCTTTCCCGCCAGGTGAAGGCAGGAACTGTGAAGCTCTTCCCCCGCGCAGAGATGCTCGACCTTGTTGTGGTCGACGGCGAGGCAAAGGGAATAACTGTCCGCGATCTCGTTACCGGCGAGATCCGCACGCATGTCGGGGATGCAGTCGTGCTCTGCACAGGCGGATACGTCAACGTCTTCTACCTGTCCACTAACGCAATGGGATGCAGCGTTACCGCTGCATGGCGTGCACACAAGAAAGGCGCGTTCTTCGCCAACCCCTGCTACACGCAGATCCACCCGACCTGCATTCCGCAGAGCGGAGAGCATCAGTCGAAGCTGACACTTATGTCCGAGTCGCTCCGGAACGATGGCCGTTGTTGGGTACCGAAGAAGAAAGAGGACCTTGGTAAAAACCCGAGTGAGATTGCAGAGGATGACCGCGACTACTACCTCGAGCGGAAGTACCCGTCTTTCGGAAATCTTGCTCCTCGCGACATCGCCTCCCGTGCTGCTAAAGAGCAATGCGACGACGGTCGCGGTGTAGGTCCGGGTGGCCGTGGTGTCTACCTCGACTTTGCCTCCGCAATCAAGCGCGTTGGCGAGCACACCATCAAGGAACGCTACGGCAATCTCTTCGAGATGTACGAGAAGATCACCGACGAGGACGCCTATAAGCGCCCGATGCGCATGTACCCGGCACCCCATTACTCGATGGGTGGCCTCTGGGTAGACTACAACTGCGAGAGCAACATCCCGGGGCTTTTCGTTCTCGGGGAGGCCAATTTCTCTGTTCACGGTGCAAACCGACTCGGCGCCAGCGCACTTATGCAGGGTCTCGCCGACGGCTATTTCGTTATTCCCTACACCATTGCCAACTATTTGGCGAAGATCACTCCTGGCAAGGTAAAGGCTGATAACCCTGAGTTCAAGAAGTCGGTGGAAAATGTGAACGCGGAGCTCAAAAAGCTGATCTCCATCAACGGCAAGCGCACCGTCAGCGACTTCCACCGCAGCCTCGGGAAGATCATGTGGAACAACGTCGGCATGGCCAGGAGCGAGTCCAGCCTGAAGCAGGCTCTTGCTGAGATTCCGAAGCTTCGCGAGGAATTCTGGCAGAACGTGAAAGTGTCAGGTTCGGGTGCCGAGTTCAACCAGCAGCTGGAGAATGCATGGCGCGTAGCTGACTTCCTTGAGTTCGCAGAGCTGTTGACCCGCGACGCTCTTAATCGAGATGAGTCGTGCGGCGGGCATTTCCGTGTCGAGCATCAGATGCCGGATGGAGAGGCAAAGCGCGACGACGAGAACTTCTGCTATGCGGCAGCATGGGAATTCAAGGGTGTCGGCACGGAACCCGAACTGCACAAGGAGCCGTTAACGTTCGAGAACGTCCATCTGGCGGTAAGGAGTTATAAATAA
- a CDS encoding succinate dehydrogenase cytochrome b subunit gives MQLLQHTVGRKILMAITGQLMVLFVIVHLLGNSSIFIGPDGINSYAKHLHDLGPLVWVFRLAMLALLTVHVFFGIQLTLENSAANPDAYAVKSRIKANFSSENMIWTGVLLLGFIVYHVLHFTARVTPDIIQGVDAQGRFDVFRMVTNSFQMGGIALIYVAAMVVLFFHLSHGIQSFFQTMGWSNEKAQPAFQKLGKVLSIIFLLGYSSIPIFIFAGILKG, from the coding sequence ATGCAACTACTTCAACACACGGTAGGACGTAAGATTCTGATGGCAATTACAGGCCAGCTCATGGTGCTTTTCGTTATTGTTCATCTGCTCGGTAACTCCTCTATCTTCATCGGGCCTGACGGCATCAACTCTTACGCAAAACACCTCCACGATCTTGGGCCGCTTGTTTGGGTTTTCCGCCTGGCGATGCTCGCCCTTCTGACTGTTCACGTATTCTTCGGGATACAGTTGACGCTGGAGAACAGCGCTGCCAATCCGGACGCTTATGCTGTAAAAAGCCGGATCAAGGCGAACTTTTCTAGTGAAAACATGATTTGGACCGGTGTTCTTCTTCTAGGGTTTATTGTCTATCATGTTCTACATTTCACAGCTCGAGTAACTCCCGATATCATCCAAGGGGTAGATGCACAGGGTCGTTTCGACGTATTCCGTATGGTGACCAACAGCTTCCAGATGGGGGGTATTGCCCTGATATACGTTGCGGCGATGGTTGTTCTTTTCTTCCACCTCAGCCACGGCATCCAGAGCTTCTTTCAGACGATGGGGTGGAGCAACGAGAAGGCACAGCCGGCATTCCAGAAACTCGGCAAGGTGCTTTCCATCATTTTCCTCTTAGGATACTCGTCAATTCCAATTTTTATCTTCGCCGGCATACTGAAAGGTTAG
- the tgt gene encoding tRNA guanosine(34) transglycosylase Tgt — MKFKLLQKDKKTAARRGTLTTPHGTIETPIFMPVATHAAMKAMTPVQVVATGAQIILSNTYHLHLRPGESLVKKAEGLHKFMGWDKPILTDSGGFQVFSLPNKRITEEGVFFRHEVTGEEVFLDPASAMKIQEDLGADIIMAFDECIPYPCDRTYAERSTRKTIRWAKQCKESHQSQSQALFGIIQGSVFEDLRVLCARELVRLDLPGYAIGGVSVGEGLELLKQVVSVTAPHLPEDKPRYLMGVGLPEDILESVERGMDMFDCVIPTRYARSATLFTNRGRIRLTNKKYRRDFYPIDPNCGCYTCQTFTRAYLHHLFVANEVLSAILASIHNVTFYLTMMQGIRNAIEEQRFSEYKRSFLESYLAGEHKA; from the coding sequence ATGAAATTCAAACTACTCCAGAAGGACAAAAAGACAGCCGCTCGGCGCGGAACACTGACTACACCCCATGGCACTATTGAGACGCCTATCTTCATGCCTGTAGCTACACATGCCGCCATGAAGGCAATGACCCCTGTTCAGGTAGTGGCTACAGGAGCTCAGATCATCCTCAGCAATACTTACCACCTTCACTTGCGCCCTGGCGAGTCACTCGTCAAGAAGGCTGAAGGTTTACACAAGTTTATGGGCTGGGATAAGCCAATCCTCACAGACTCAGGTGGTTTCCAGGTTTTCTCTCTACCGAACAAGCGGATCACGGAGGAAGGTGTTTTCTTTAGACATGAGGTTACGGGAGAAGAAGTTTTTCTTGATCCTGCCAGTGCAATGAAGATTCAGGAGGATTTGGGAGCAGACATCATCATGGCCTTCGACGAATGCATCCCATATCCCTGCGATCGAACCTACGCTGAGCGCTCTACACGCAAGACCATTCGTTGGGCAAAACAGTGCAAGGAATCTCATCAGAGCCAGAGCCAAGCACTATTCGGAATAATACAGGGTAGCGTCTTTGAGGACCTCCGTGTGTTGTGCGCACGGGAACTTGTAAGGCTCGATCTTCCAGGATACGCAATAGGGGGCGTAAGTGTAGGAGAAGGGCTGGAACTGTTAAAGCAGGTTGTCAGTGTCACCGCCCCCCATCTTCCTGAAGACAAACCTCGGTATCTCATGGGCGTGGGACTTCCCGAAGACATTCTGGAGAGCGTCGAACGTGGAATGGATATGTTCGACTGCGTAATTCCTACTCGATATGCCCGGAGCGCCACGCTATTCACTAACCGTGGTAGAATCAGGCTGACCAACAAAAAATACCGTCGTGATTTCTATCCCATTGACCCGAACTGCGGCTGTTACACTTGCCAAACCTTCACAAGGGCCTACCTCCACCACCTCTTCGTTGCCAATGAGGTTCTTTCCGCCATACTGGCAAGCATTCATAACGTCACCTTTTACCTTACTATGATGCAAGGCATTCGCAACGCCATCGAAGAGCAGCGCTTCTCCGAATACAAGCGTTCCTTCCTAGAGTCATATCTTGCAGGAGAGCATAAAGCGTAG
- the mazG gene encoding nucleoside triphosphate pyrophosphohydrolase, with protein sequence MNENTNFYRLVEIMRLLRSPGGCPWDAEQTHESLKRYLVEETYEVIEAIDSGNPEQLKEELGDLMLQPVFHAAIAAEKDIFTIEDVIETICEKLIRRHPHVFGDLKIGSSAAQIENWERIKEAEKGGEKRSALSGVPPGLPALLKAQKISEKAARAGFDWDETDQVIAKVHEELHELMEAISQADHSMIEAELGDLLFAVVNLGRFLSLDPESALTSTISRFVRRFSYIEQMLETRGIDLKEASLEEMEILWVEAKLAEKG encoded by the coding sequence ATGAATGAAAATACAAATTTCTACCGGCTAGTTGAAATAATGAGACTTCTCCGAAGTCCCGGTGGATGCCCTTGGGATGCAGAGCAAACTCACGAGAGCCTTAAAAGGTATCTTGTCGAAGAAACTTACGAGGTGATTGAAGCGATAGATTCAGGCAATCCAGAGCAACTTAAGGAGGAGCTGGGTGACCTGATGCTTCAGCCTGTGTTTCATGCTGCCATCGCTGCAGAAAAGGACATTTTTACGATCGAGGATGTAATCGAGACAATCTGCGAAAAGCTCATTCGGCGCCACCCACACGTATTCGGTGATCTTAAGATTGGAAGCAGCGCCGCTCAGATAGAAAACTGGGAGAGGATAAAAGAAGCAGAAAAAGGAGGAGAAAAAAGGTCTGCCCTTTCAGGAGTTCCTCCCGGCCTCCCTGCCCTGCTGAAAGCGCAAAAGATATCAGAAAAAGCGGCACGTGCTGGCTTTGACTGGGATGAAACAGATCAGGTCATTGCCAAAGTACACGAGGAGCTACATGAGTTGATGGAAGCAATTTCTCAAGCGGACCATTCCATGATCGAGGCAGAACTGGGCGATCTTCTATTCGCAGTCGTAAATCTTGGAAGATTCCTTTCACTCGACCCGGAAAGTGCGTTAACGAGTACAATCAGCCGCTTCGTGCGGCGTTTTTCCTATATAGAGCAAATGCTTGAGACACGGGGCATCGACCTGAAAGAAGCATCCCTTGAAGAGATGGAGATTCTCTGGGTGGAAGCGAAGCTGGCAGAGAAAGGCTGA
- the rplQ gene encoding 50S ribosomal protein L17, which translates to MQHNKAGRRLGRTTSHRVAMFRNMVTSFLNHEKITTTDAKAKELRSIAEKMITLGKRGDLHAMRQAASYIRDKKVVTKLFTTIAPRYKERPGGYTRIIKLGIRPGDNAPLSIIELVEEQVEKKLAKKPVPKKASSAKTQKAETVAKAAVASAEPVANADLATAEAPEVVSKVVEAEEQCEAKAD; encoded by the coding sequence ATGCAACATAACAAAGCGGGAAGAAGGTTGGGGAGAACCACAAGTCACAGGGTTGCCATGTTCAGGAACATGGTCACTTCGTTTCTCAACCATGAGAAGATTACGACGACCGATGCGAAGGCAAAGGAGCTGCGTTCAATAGCCGAAAAGATGATCACTCTAGGGAAGCGTGGGGATCTCCACGCTATGCGCCAGGCTGCATCCTACATCCGCGACAAAAAAGTTGTCACCAAGCTTTTTACCACTATTGCGCCGCGTTACAAGGAGCGTCCGGGAGGATACACCCGTATTATAAAACTGGGCATACGCCCGGGGGATAACGCTCCACTGTCAATCATTGAGCTTGTCGAAGAGCAGGTAGAAAAAAAGCTGGCTAAAAAACCAGTGCCGAAGAAAGCTTCATCTGCCAAGACGCAAAAAGCTGAGACTGTGGCCAAAGCTGCCGTTGCTTCTGCAGAGCCTGTGGCTAACGCCGATTTGGCTACAGCGGAGGCGCCCGAGGTTGTGTCCAAAGTTGTAGAAGCTGAAGAGCAATGTGAGGCTAAAGCGGATTAA
- a CDS encoding DNA-directed RNA polymerase subunit alpha, with the protein MYKNWRDLIRPKKLQAETESLTDTYGKFFAEPFERGFGTTLGNSLRRVLLSSLQGAAITSVKIKGVLHEFSAIPGVTEDVTDIILNLKGVRLKMHGNDPRIIRIVHRGEGVIKAGDILTDPNVEILNPDHHIATCSKDANLEVEMVVKMGKGYVPADRNRDEKAPVGTIPIDSIFSPIHKVNFVVANARVGQITDYDKLTLEVWTDGSVRPEDAVAYGAKILKEQLTIFINFDEETELVEEAEPEEEREKFNENLYRSVDELELSVRSANCLKNAGIKLIGELVSRTEAEMLKTQNFGRKSLNEIKDILGEMGLSLGMKLEGFPDPEIMRRIRGERKEEE; encoded by the coding sequence ATGTATAAAAACTGGCGCGACCTGATCAGACCCAAAAAACTTCAGGCTGAGACGGAATCGTTAACGGATACGTACGGCAAGTTTTTCGCTGAACCTTTCGAAAGGGGATTTGGCACTACACTGGGGAATTCCCTTCGTAGGGTTCTTCTTTCGTCTTTGCAGGGTGCTGCCATTACTTCCGTTAAAATAAAGGGCGTGCTGCATGAATTCTCTGCCATCCCTGGAGTAACTGAGGATGTAACTGATATCATCCTTAATTTGAAAGGCGTTCGGCTTAAGATGCACGGTAATGATCCGCGCATCATCAGGATAGTTCATCGTGGTGAGGGAGTTATCAAAGCTGGAGATATACTCACGGACCCAAATGTAGAGATACTAAATCCCGATCATCATATAGCCACATGTTCCAAGGATGCCAACCTTGAGGTAGAGATGGTCGTGAAGATGGGGAAAGGGTATGTGCCTGCAGACCGTAACCGCGACGAGAAAGCTCCGGTTGGTACTATCCCGATAGATTCTATTTTCTCTCCAATCCACAAAGTCAATTTCGTCGTGGCTAATGCTCGTGTGGGACAGATAACCGACTACGACAAGCTGACGCTGGAGGTCTGGACCGACGGCAGCGTCCGGCCGGAGGATGCTGTTGCCTATGGGGCCAAAATTCTCAAAGAGCAGCTAACAATCTTCATCAACTTTGATGAGGAGACCGAGCTGGTCGAAGAGGCGGAGCCGGAAGAGGAACGGGAAAAATTCAATGAGAATCTCTACCGTTCTGTTGATGAATTGGAATTGTCAGTTCGATCTGCCAACTGCCTCAAGAACGCAGGCATTAAATTAATCGGTGAGTTGGTTTCGCGCACCGAAGCTGAAATGCTGAAGACACAAAATTTCGGCAGAAAGTCACTCAACGAAATCAAAGATATCCTTGGCGAAATGGGCCTTTCTCTCGGGATGAAGCTGGAAGGTTTCCCGGATCCCGAGATTATGCGCAGGATTCGCGGTGAGCGCAAGGAAGAAGAATAA
- the rpsD gene encoding 30S ribosomal protein S4, whose protein sequence is MAKYTGPSCRLCRRQNMELFLKGERCYTDKCAIKRRNYAPGQHGQGRAKVTDYGVQLREKQKVRRIYGILEKQFRGYFAEADRMKGVTGENLLSLLERRMDNIVYRLGFASSRAEARQLVKHGHFTLNGRKATIPSMLVRPGDVVELREKSRKIVAINESLEGVVRRGVPQWLELQKDAYRGSIKALPVREDITMPIQEQLIVELYSK, encoded by the coding sequence TTGGCTAAATATACAGGACCTTCCTGCAGGTTGTGCAGGAGGCAGAACATGGAGTTGTTCCTGAAGGGTGAGCGTTGCTACACCGACAAATGTGCCATCAAGCGTAGAAACTACGCCCCCGGGCAGCATGGACAGGGACGGGCTAAGGTTACCGATTATGGCGTTCAGCTTCGTGAGAAGCAGAAGGTGCGTCGGATCTATGGGATTCTTGAGAAGCAGTTCCGCGGGTACTTTGCTGAAGCTGATCGCATGAAAGGTGTCACCGGCGAGAATCTGCTGTCTCTACTTGAACGCCGCATGGATAATATTGTTTACAGACTCGGCTTTGCATCGTCTCGCGCTGAAGCCCGCCAACTAGTGAAGCACGGTCATTTCACCCTCAATGGTAGAAAGGCCACCATTCCTTCGATGCTCGTGCGTCCAGGTGATGTTGTTGAGCTGCGGGAAAAAAGTCGCAAAATTGTTGCCATCAATGAGTCCTTGGAAGGGGTTGTTCGTCGTGGCGTTCCCCAGTGGCTTGAGCTGCAAAAGGACGCATATCGGGGTTCCATCAAAGCGCTTCCGGTAAGGGAAGATATCACCATGCCGATTCAGGAGCAGCTTATCGTCGAACTCTACTCGAAGTAA
- the rpsK gene encoding 30S ribosomal protein S11 encodes MASPAKKIVKKKKERKNIPTGVAHIQATFNNTMITITDPVGNVVAWSSSGCKGFKGSRKSTPFAAQIAAEDCAKKAQEHGMRSVEVYVKGPGSGRESALRALQAAGFNVTFIRDVTPIPHNGCRPPKRRRV; translated from the coding sequence ATGGCAAGTCCGGCTAAGAAGATCGTTAAAAAGAAAAAAGAGCGCAAAAACATTCCCACCGGTGTGGCGCATATTCAGGCTACCTTCAACAATACGATGATCACTATTACCGACCCCGTCGGAAACGTCGTTGCGTGGTCGTCCTCCGGATGTAAGGGATTCAAAGGTTCTCGGAAGAGTACTCCCTTTGCCGCTCAGATTGCCGCCGAGGACTGTGCCAAAAAGGCCCAGGAGCATGGAATGCGCAGTGTTGAGGTCTACGTAAAGGGGCCAGGGTCTGGTCGTGAATCCGCGTTGCGGGCATTACAGGCAGCAGGGTTCAACGTGACATTTATCCGCGACGTTACCCCTATCCCTCATAACGGCTGCCGTCCGCCAAAACGTAGAAGAGTCTGA
- the rpsM gene encoding 30S ribosomal protein S13, which translates to MARIAGIDLPRNKRVEIALTYIFGIGRSTSQKILAECGIDHNTRTDNLTEAEVARIRDNIDKNHKVEGDLRRDISMNIKRLMDLGCYRGLRHRKGLPVRGQRTKTNARTRKGPARTVAGKKK; encoded by the coding sequence TTGGCACGCATCGCTGGCATAGACTTACCAAGGAATAAGCGGGTTGAGATAGCGCTTACCTACATCTTCGGGATTGGTAGATCCACCTCCCAGAAAATACTTGCGGAATGTGGGATCGATCATAATACGAGGACCGACAATTTGACAGAGGCCGAAGTTGCGCGTATTCGTGACAACATCGATAAAAATCATAAGGTTGAAGGTGACCTGCGCAGGGATATTTCGATGAATATCAAGCGTCTTATGGACCTTGGTTGTTATCGTGGTTTGCGGCATCGCAAAGGTCTGCCTGTACGTGGACAGAGAACCAAAACCAACGCGCGGACCAGAAAAGGGCCGGCCCGCACAGTGGCTGGTAAAAAGAAATAG
- the rpmJ gene encoding 50S ribosomal protein L36 — MKVRASVKKICVKCKIIKRKGVVRVICDTPKHSQRQG; from the coding sequence ATGAAGGTACGAGCATCAGTCAAAAAGATTTGCGTCAAATGTAAGATCATCAAGCGCAAGGGCGTCGTGCGGGTTATCTGCGACACTCCGAAACACAGTCAGAGACAAGGTTAA
- the map gene encoding type I methionyl aminopeptidase has translation MIILKSPDEIKRMKIPCRIVAETLQVLREKAKPGISTLELNDLAEREARRHKAIPAFKGYSGYPFALCCSLNDQVVHGMPNNHLLASGDILSIDFGVVFDGFYGDAAITLPIGNVTEKATLLMKVTEESLDAAVAAAKPGNRLSDISYAVQSYVEAHGFSVVRDFVGHGIGKELHESPQIPNFGLPGKGVRLKPGMVFAIEPMINEKGSEVKVLDDGWTAVTCDGGLSAHFEHTVAVTEHGPEILTKL, from the coding sequence GTGATCATTCTTAAATCTCCGGATGAGATTAAGAGGATGAAAATTCCGTGTAGAATAGTTGCTGAGACCCTTCAGGTCCTCAGGGAAAAGGCAAAACCTGGCATAAGTACACTTGAGCTTAATGATCTGGCCGAGCGGGAGGCGAGGCGCCATAAGGCGATTCCTGCCTTTAAGGGGTACAGTGGGTATCCTTTTGCTCTTTGCTGCTCCTTAAACGATCAAGTGGTTCACGGGATGCCAAACAATCATTTGCTGGCTTCCGGAGATATTCTGAGTATAGATTTCGGTGTCGTTTTTGACGGTTTTTACGGTGATGCGGCAATCACATTGCCGATAGGAAACGTTACCGAAAAGGCTACGCTCCTCATGAAGGTGACAGAGGAGTCTCTGGACGCCGCTGTAGCCGCTGCAAAACCCGGCAACCGTCTGTCCGATATATCCTACGCCGTCCAGAGTTATGTCGAGGCGCATGGCTTCTCTGTGGTTCGAGATTTTGTCGGGCACGGGATTGGGAAGGAGCTGCATGAGAGCCCGCAAATTCCTAATTTTGGTCTTCCTGGAAAAGGCGTTCGCCTGAAACCTGGTATGGTCTTCGCGATAGAGCCTATGATTAACGAGAAAGGTTCTGAAGTGAAGGTTTTAGATGATGGGTGGACAGCTGTTACGTGTGATGGTGGGTTGTCTGCGCATTTCGAGCATACTGTCGCCGTGACTGAGCACGGACCAGAGATACTCACGAAATTGTAA
- a CDS encoding adenylate kinase has product MCNCILLGPPGAGKGTQAKILTKRFGIPQISTGDILRAAVKEQTPMGIQAKKFMDEGALVPDSVVIGIVEERLVKPDCSSGFILDGFPRNVEQADALKQVLLRTGKSIEHVISISVDKEELLSRITGRRTCRSCGKGYHIAFDPPEVPDRCGECGGELYQRDDDREETIRKRLEVYEEQTAPLITYYGQESLLRNVQGTGSIEDIQSEIVGIVEGKGRNT; this is encoded by the coding sequence GTGTGTAACTGCATTCTTCTTGGTCCTCCTGGTGCAGGGAAGGGAACCCAGGCTAAAATTCTGACGAAGAGGTTTGGGATTCCGCAGATATCTACCGGTGATATTCTGCGCGCCGCTGTAAAAGAACAAACTCCTATGGGCATCCAAGCGAAAAAGTTTATGGACGAAGGCGCGCTGGTCCCCGATAGTGTTGTTATAGGCATTGTTGAAGAGCGACTCGTTAAGCCGGACTGTTCTAGCGGATTTATACTTGACGGGTTTCCTCGGAACGTTGAGCAAGCAGATGCGCTTAAGCAGGTGCTTCTTCGGACCGGGAAAAGCATCGAGCATGTCATTTCAATATCTGTAGATAAGGAGGAACTGCTTTCCCGCATTACTGGAAGAAGAACCTGTCGTTCCTGTGGGAAAGGGTACCATATAGCTTTCGATCCTCCTGAGGTTCCCGATCGTTGCGGCGAGTGCGGAGGGGAGCTTTATCAGCGGGATGACGACCGTGAAGAGACAATACGTAAGAGGCTTGAGGTGTATGAGGAGCAGACGGCACCCCTTATAACCTATTACGGTCAGGAGTCCCTTCTGCGCAATGTACAGGGAACGGGCTCAATAGAAGATATACAAAGCGAGATTGTGGGTATAGTAGAGGGCAAGGGGCGCAACACGTGA